One genomic region from Oceanispirochaeta sp. M1 encodes:
- a CDS encoding type I glyceraldehyde-3-phosphate dehydrogenase, which yields MAKIRVGFNGMGRIGKNVMRVITSQLNDQIEIVAGNDLVTAKEIAEALPKDSIHGKFPVDVKLLSDNVIKIGSHEVTIYAEKDANNIPWGKHNVDVVLECTGFYLTSEKAQAHINAGAKKVIISAPCKDDTKTVVIGVNHDTITADDKILSNASCTTNCLAPLTKAVDDSFKVITGLMCTTHAATSTQRVQDFFGGGKNRATLNNIIPASTGAAIAVGKVLPHLNGKLNGTALRVPTDTGSVVEVVYLLEGKHTKDEINAKVSANAAKINGSSLMGKILDVSDYYECSRDAVGEAWSSMYIPGNTCVTEAGDNTLVKMTSYYDNEMGYSTRMAELAQIFSAM from the coding sequence TAGAATTGGTAAGAATGTAATGAGAGTCATTACATCCCAATTAAATGACCAGATTGAGATTGTTGCAGGAAACGACCTTGTTACTGCAAAAGAAATTGCAGAAGCTCTTCCCAAAGACTCAATTCACGGAAAATTTCCCGTTGATGTAAAACTGCTAAGCGACAATGTAATTAAAATCGGTTCACATGAAGTAACCATATACGCTGAAAAAGACGCAAATAACATTCCCTGGGGAAAGCATAATGTTGATGTAGTTCTTGAATGTACAGGTTTCTACCTGACTAGCGAAAAAGCTCAGGCTCACATCAATGCAGGTGCTAAGAAAGTTATTATTTCCGCACCCTGTAAAGATGATACAAAAACTGTTGTTATCGGTGTTAACCATGACACAATCACAGCAGATGACAAGATTCTTTCTAACGCTTCATGTACAACAAACTGTCTTGCTCCCCTTACAAAAGCAGTTGATGACAGCTTCAAAGTAATCACAGGTCTTATGTGTACTACTCATGCTGCTACATCTACTCAGAGAGTACAGGACTTTTTCGGTGGTGGTAAAAACAGAGCCACTCTGAATAACATTATCCCCGCATCAACCGGTGCTGCCATTGCTGTAGGTAAGGTTCTTCCTCACCTGAACGGTAAGCTCAACGGTACTGCGCTTCGTGTACCTACAGACACAGGTTCTGTAGTTGAAGTTGTTTACCTCCTCGAAGGAAAACATACTAAAGACGAAATCAATGCAAAAGTTTCTGCTAACGCAGCTAAAATCAATGGAAGCTCCCTCATGGGTAAGATCCTCGACGTAAGTGATTACTACGAGTGTTCCAGAGACGCTGTGGGCGAAGCCTGGAGCTCTATGTACATCCCCGGAAACACATGTGTTACCGAAGCTGGAGACAATACTCTGGTTAAGATGACTTCTTACTATGACAATGAAATGGGTTACTCAACCAGAATGGCTGAACTGGCTCAGATTTTCTCTGCTATGTAA